One region of Solibacillus isronensis genomic DNA includes:
- a CDS encoding D-alanyl-D-alanine carboxypeptidase family protein: MKKVRKQTVLSIVLIPILILSMLAMTPAKTNAATDLGLTVDAAILIDADTGKILYEQNAETALGIASMTKMMTEYLLLDAIEEGSISWDQQYNVSEYTYKVSQNRLLSNVPLRADGTYTIRELYEAMAIYSANAATIAIAETIAGTEKEFLKLMDKKAEELGLENYKFVNVTGLNNADLQGMHPEGTGEKDENVMPARSVAKLAYNLLKDHPDMLETAKIPKKVFREGTSDAISMSNWNFMLPGLVYEYEGVDGLKTGTTDFAGHTFTGTAKRGDTRLIAVVMKAVDSNGVGSYKARFDATAKLFDYGFGQFSKVELLPGNYVFKEQKTIPVTKGKEDSVKIGVKEPVSVMVKTSEKDSYVPTLTLDKKEIEAGIEKDQVVGQAVLAPTEGVDFGYIDGNPIVADVVTTESVERAGKISLMFQGIGSFFGNLWNGVFGFASNLIK; the protein is encoded by the coding sequence GTGAAGAAGGTAAGAAAGCAAACGGTATTAAGCATTGTCTTAATCCCGATTTTAATACTTAGCATGCTGGCGATGACACCTGCTAAGACAAACGCAGCGACGGATTTAGGGTTAACGGTAGATGCAGCAATTTTAATTGACGCAGACACAGGAAAAATTTTGTATGAGCAAAACGCAGAGACAGCTTTAGGTATTGCAAGTATGACGAAAATGATGACAGAATATCTATTACTTGATGCAATCGAAGAAGGCTCAATTTCATGGGATCAACAATATAATGTATCAGAGTATACATATAAGGTTTCCCAAAACCGTTTATTGAGTAATGTACCGTTACGTGCTGATGGTACGTATACGATTAGAGAGTTGTATGAAGCAATGGCAATCTATTCTGCAAATGCTGCCACAATTGCAATTGCTGAAACAATTGCAGGTACAGAAAAAGAATTCCTGAAATTGATGGATAAAAAAGCAGAAGAACTTGGCTTGGAAAATTACAAGTTTGTAAACGTAACAGGTTTAAATAATGCTGATTTGCAAGGCATGCATCCAGAAGGTACTGGAGAAAAGGATGAAAACGTTATGCCTGCTCGTTCTGTAGCAAAATTAGCGTACAACTTATTAAAAGATCATCCTGACATGTTAGAAACAGCAAAAATACCTAAGAAAGTATTCCGTGAAGGAACTTCGGATGCAATTAGTATGTCCAACTGGAACTTCATGCTACCAGGCCTTGTATATGAATATGAAGGCGTAGACGGTTTAAAAACAGGTACAACTGATTTTGCTGGTCATACGTTTACAGGTACAGCTAAACGCGGTGATACACGTTTAATAGCTGTTGTTATGAAGGCAGTGGATTCAAATGGTGTAGGCTCTTATAAAGCGCGTTTTGATGCGACAGCGAAACTATTCGATTATGGATTTGGTCAATTTTCAAAAGTAGAACTTCTTCCAGGTAACTATGTATTTAAAGAGCAAAAAACAATTCCTGTTACTAAAGGGAAAGAGGACTCTGTCAAAATCGGTGTGAAAGAGCCGGTTTCTGTAATGGTTAAGACAAGCGAAAAAGACTCATACGTTCCGACATTGACATTGGACAAGAAAGAAATTGAAGCAGGAATCGAGAAAGACCAAGTAGTAGGACAGGCAGTACTTGCTCCTACAGAAGGTGTAGATTTCGGCTATATTGATGGCAATCCTATTGTAGCAGATGTTGTAACGACAGAATCGGTAGAACGTGCAGGGAAAATATCATTAATGTTCCAAGGTATCGGAAGCTTTTTCGGTAATTTATGGAATGGTGTGTTTGGATTTGCAAGTAATTTAATTAAATAA